A genomic region of Ignavibacteria bacterium contains the following coding sequences:
- a CDS encoding SDR family NAD(P)-dependent oxidoreductase, whose protein sequence is MSELNNKNVFISGLSKGIGKAIAVQLAKEGYNIFGVARNESDLKKLEDELSQFNVLKKFFPVDVGDFYKLKDVLDNFLKETKIDILVNNAGIGMFKNLVDYTYEEFDRLIKTNLYGVFNLTRLILPSMIERKNGDIVFISSLAGKNVNPGGTGYSATKFALTGFAHSLMLEVRQYNIRVCLVHPGLVDTDLIGNFNPNIDRDKILKPEDVAEGVLAFLRLPRRAMLSEFEIRPTNPK, encoded by the coding sequence ATGTCTGAACTTAATAATAAAAATGTTTTTATTTCTGGATTAAGTAAAGGAATTGGCAAAGCAATCGCAGTTCAACTTGCAAAAGAAGGATACAACATCTTTGGAGTTGCGCGAAATGAATCTGATCTTAAGAAACTAGAAGATGAACTATCACAATTCAATGTTCTTAAAAAATTTTTTCCAGTTGATGTAGGTGATTTCTACAAGCTTAAAGATGTTCTGGATAATTTTTTGAAAGAGACAAAGATTGATATTCTCGTAAATAACGCTGGAATTGGTATGTTTAAAAATTTAGTGGATTACACTTATGAAGAATTTGATAGATTAATAAAAACCAATCTCTATGGTGTGTTTAATTTAACCAGATTAATTCTTCCGTCAATGATTGAAAGAAAAAACGGAGATATTGTTTTCATTTCTTCTCTTGCTGGTAAAAATGTAAATCCCGGAGGAACTGGATATTCGGCTACAAAATTTGCTTTAACAGGATTTGCTCATTCTTTAATGTTGGAAGTTCGTCAATACAATATCAGAGTTTGTTTGGTTCATCCTGGTTTAGTTGATACCGATTTAATAGGCAATTTCAATCCTAATATTGATCGAGATAAAATATTAAAACCAGAAGATGTAGCGGAAGGAGTGCTGGCATTTTTGAGACTACCAAGAAGAGCAATGCTTTCAGAATTTGAGATACGACCTACCAATCCAAAATAA
- a CDS encoding FAD-dependent oxidoreductase, with the protein MHLSFDVVVAGGGIAGISAAVKAAREGAKVLLIEQYGFVGGMSTAGMVSPFMKHSIDNEILVRGIFEEIEIEMRKRDGMIDNGFYASAFRNASYTLLRNSGVKVLVHTIITKVNRVNNKIKSIHCLLFGEELEIEGKIFIDTTGDAQLVYLGNFPYVKGDEETGKLQALTLFFRMGGIDFIKALDYVKTHKEDFFSWMTYDFDLNKIISVAGYFSTVKKAIAEGRLSEDVNYIFYTTLPNSGEASFNTSNILGLDGSTSYDLTKAELIGREQVWQVVKVLQNDIPGFENSYLIETAIQVGVRETRRGIGDYVVTEEDIIHCHKFDDAIARGSYGIDIHGQKDEQSRLDEMPENDYYEIPLRALIVKDAENLLIAGRNVSATRKAHGALRIMPTSAAMGEAAGALAAISVSKKSSVRDVPAKEVQLKIKHNLSKKFFENNSL; encoded by the coding sequence ATGCATCTTTCATTTGATGTTGTTGTTGCCGGCGGAGGAATTGCTGGGATTTCTGCAGCAGTTAAAGCCGCTCGTGAAGGCGCTAAAGTTTTATTAATTGAGCAATATGGATTCGTTGGTGGAATGTCTACAGCTGGAATGGTTTCACCGTTTATGAAACATTCTATTGATAACGAAATTCTCGTTCGGGGAATTTTTGAAGAAATTGAAATTGAAATGAGAAAACGAGACGGTATGATTGATAACGGATTCTATGCAAGTGCTTTTAGAAATGCTTCTTACACGCTTTTAAGAAATTCAGGTGTTAAAGTTCTGGTTCATACGATAATCACAAAAGTCAATAGAGTTAATAACAAAATAAAAAGTATCCACTGTCTCTTATTTGGTGAAGAATTAGAAATTGAAGGCAAAATCTTTATTGATACAACAGGCGATGCCCAATTGGTTTATCTTGGCAATTTTCCTTATGTAAAAGGTGATGAAGAAACAGGAAAACTTCAAGCATTGACTTTATTCTTTAGAATGGGTGGAATTGATTTCATAAAAGCACTTGATTATGTAAAAACTCATAAAGAAGATTTCTTCTCATGGATGACTTACGATTTCGATTTGAACAAAATTATTTCAGTAGCTGGTTACTTTAGTACAGTTAAAAAAGCAATTGCAGAAGGCAGACTTTCGGAGGATGTTAATTACATTTTTTACACAACTCTGCCAAATTCAGGCGAAGCTTCTTTTAATACTTCGAATATTCTTGGGCTCGATGGTTCTACTTCTTATGATTTGACTAAAGCTGAATTAATTGGAAGAGAACAAGTCTGGCAGGTTGTTAAAGTTTTACAAAATGATATTCCTGGTTTTGAAAACTCTTACCTGATTGAAACCGCTATTCAAGTTGGTGTAAGAGAAACAAGAAGAGGTATTGGAGATTATGTCGTGACAGAAGAAGATATTATCCATTGTCATAAATTTGATGATGCAATTGCAAGAGGAAGCTATGGGATTGATATTCATGGACAAAAAGATGAACAAAGCCGTCTGGATGAAATGCCTGAGAATGATTACTACGAAATTCCTCTCAGAGCTTTGATTGTTAAAGATGCTGAAAATTTATTAATCGCTGGGAGAAATGTATCAGCAACTCGTAAAGCTCATGGTGCTTTAAGAATAATGCCAACTTCAGCAGCAATGGGCGAAGCAGCCGGTGCACTTGCCGCAATTTCTGTATCTAAAAAATCATCAGTGAGAGATGTACCAGCAAAAGAGGTTCAATTGAAAATTAAACACAATCTCTCGAAAAAATTTTTTGAAAATAACTCTCTTTAA
- a CDS encoding cysteine synthase, which yields MIFKKNILEQIGNTPLIELNKINRGLKPRIFAKLESANPGGSVKDRIGIAMIEDAERKGLLKPGGTIIEATSGNTGIGLALAAAVKGYKCIFVVTDKVSNEKINYLKAFGAEVIIVPKMLEPDDPDYYVNLAKRLHQEIPNSFFAYQYSNKANPEIHYKTTGPEIWNQTDGKITHFVSGIGTGGTISGTGKFLKEQNPDVKIIGADPFGSIFKHYKETGELIKGSPYLVEGIGQDCIPENVDFSVIDEIINVSDRDSFLMARKLTREEGIFAGGSTGTNLYAALKIAENLSENDLIVFIVCDTGERYLSKLYNNDWLREHRIYFDKPKTLKDLSEIKKSRGYQILVKLSPDDKVEKALELISSSGFSNLPVIEDKKSIGVIRENRLLMKLIEKPDLKNSLVSDVMDEPLEILEANTGIEEVKEYLKKDYAVLVSEFGRIIDIITRYDLIELMET from the coding sequence ATGATTTTCAAGAAAAATATCTTAGAACAAATTGGGAACACTCCATTAATTGAATTAAACAAAATTAATCGTGGACTAAAACCTCGAATTTTTGCAAAACTTGAATCAGCTAATCCAGGCGGAAGCGTTAAAGACCGCATCGGTATAGCAATGATTGAAGATGCAGAGCGAAAAGGTTTATTAAAACCAGGTGGAACTATAATCGAAGCAACTAGCGGAAATACTGGAATTGGTCTTGCACTCGCTGCTGCTGTTAAAGGATATAAATGTATTTTTGTTGTAACAGATAAAGTCAGCAATGAAAAAATAAATTACCTAAAAGCATTTGGTGCAGAAGTAATCATCGTTCCAAAAATGCTTGAACCCGATGATCCAGATTATTATGTGAATCTGGCAAAAAGACTTCATCAAGAAATTCCAAATTCATTTTTTGCCTATCAATATTCCAATAAAGCAAATCCCGAAATTCATTACAAAACAACTGGACCTGAGATCTGGAATCAGACAGATGGGAAAATAACTCATTTTGTATCAGGAATTGGAACTGGAGGAACAATTAGTGGAACAGGAAAATTTCTCAAAGAACAAAATCCAGATGTAAAAATTATTGGTGCTGATCCTTTTGGTTCAATTTTTAAACATTACAAAGAAACCGGCGAATTGATTAAAGGCTCACCTTATCTTGTCGAAGGAATTGGTCAGGATTGTATACCTGAGAATGTTGATTTTAGTGTGATTGACGAAATAATAAATGTAAGTGATAGAGATTCGTTTTTAATGGCAAGAAAGTTAACAAGAGAAGAAGGAATTTTTGCTGGTGGAAGCACTGGAACAAATCTCTATGCAGCACTAAAAATTGCCGAGAACCTTTCAGAAAATGATTTGATCGTTTTCATCGTATGCGATACCGGCGAAAGATATCTTTCTAAACTTTACAATAATGATTGGCTTCGAGAACATAGAATTTATTTCGATAAACCAAAAACCTTAAAGGATTTATCTGAAATTAAAAAATCACGAGGATATCAGATTCTTGTAAAATTAAGTCCCGATGATAAAGTTGAGAAAGCTCTTGAATTAATTTCATCGAGTGGTTTTTCAAATCTTCCTGTTATTGAGGACAAAAAATCTATTGGTGTAATTCGAGAAAACAGATTGTTGATGAAATTAATTGAAAAGCCTGATTTGAAAAATTCTTTAGTTAGCGATGTTATGGATGAACCGCTTGAAATTCTTGAAGCAAACACTGGAATCGAAGAAGTAAAAGAATATCTTAAAAAAGATTACGCTGTACTTGTGAGCGAATTCGGTAGAATAATTGACATAATTACCAGATATGATTTAATTGAATTAATGGAAACTTAA
- a CDS encoding SDR family NAD(P)-dependent oxidoreductase, giving the protein MKEDKKVVWVTGGSSGIGKAIAYNFAKINCKVYISGRRNSELERTVKEFAKEKLKVKTIPCNVASEVNVSQVVKTIIREEGKIDCLVNNAGITAFKNVIDTSNREAKEIIDTNLLGAIYCTKNVLPYMIEKNRE; this is encoded by the coding sequence ATGAAAGAAGATAAAAAAGTTGTCTGGGTAACAGGCGGTTCCAGTGGAATAGGAAAAGCAATCGCCTATAACTTTGCAAAAATTAATTGCAAAGTTTATATATCCGGCAGGAGAAATTCCGAGCTCGAAAGAACAGTAAAAGAATTTGCAAAAGAAAAACTAAAGGTAAAAACTATTCCTTGTAATGTTGCATCAGAAGTAAATGTCAGTCAGGTTGTCAAAACTATTATAAGAGAAGAAGGGAAGATAGATTGTCTAGTTAATAATGCTGGAATTACTGCATTTAAAAATGTAATAGATACATCGAATAGGGAAGCAAAAGAAATCATTGATACTAATTTGCTTGGCGCAATTTACTGCACCAAAAATGTTTTGCCTTATATGATTGAAAAAAATCGGGAATGA
- a CDS encoding pseudouridine synthase, whose protein sequence is MKYYFIFNKPYRVLCQFSPVEGKLTLSDFLSLPKDVYPVGRLDYDSEGLIILTNDGLLHHKLIDPRFSHSRTYWVQVEGIPDSDAIDKLSEGVVIENKKTRKANVRILTEEPRLWERNPPIRFRKSIPTSWLEIELFEGRNRQIRKMTAAVGYPTLRLVRIKIEFLEVFDLKPGEFRELKEEEIKELKRICGLR, encoded by the coding sequence ATGAAATATTATTTCATTTTCAATAAACCCTATAGAGTTTTGTGTCAATTTAGTCCGGTTGAAGGGAAGTTGACCCTTTCTGATTTTTTATCTCTGCCAAAAGATGTTTATCCGGTCGGAAGACTTGATTATGATTCAGAAGGATTAATAATTTTAACCAATGATGGTCTGCTTCATCACAAATTAATTGATCCAAGATTCAGTCACTCAAGAACATACTGGGTTCAGGTTGAAGGAATACCAGACTCAGATGCAATTGACAAATTATCAGAAGGTGTAGTCATTGAAAATAAAAAGACTCGGAAGGCAAATGTTCGAATTCTAACAGAAGAACCCAGGCTCTGGGAAAGAAATCCACCAATTCGATTTAGAAAAAGCATTCCTACAAGCTGGCTCGAAATTGAATTATTTGAAGGGCGAAACCGCCAAATTAGAAAAATGACCGCAGCAGTTGGTTATCCAACACTTAGACTTGTCAGAATTAAAATTGAATTTTTAGAAGTATTTGATTTAAAACCTGGAGAGTTTAGAGAGTTGAAAGAAGAAGAAATAAAAGAGTTAAAGAGAATTTGTGGTTTGCGGTGA
- the def gene encoding peptide deformylase, giving the protein MAILPINIYGDEILRQKAKKVTKVDDKLLSFIEDMFETMKKSDGIGLAATQVGQRVQILVADISEIEGYEHTKPMVVINPKILLTDGESEMEEGCLSLPGLRVNVRRPEKIRLRYNDLDLKEHIEDFEGLAARVLQHEIDHLNGKLIIDYLSKTEKEKVKPLLDKMIKREIEVHYPITGYQVLEKSR; this is encoded by the coding sequence ATGGCTATACTACCAATAAATATTTATGGTGATGAAATTCTTCGACAGAAGGCGAAGAAGGTGACAAAGGTTGATGATAAACTTTTAAGTTTCATTGAAGATATGTTTGAAACAATGAAAAAGAGCGATGGAATTGGTCTTGCTGCAACTCAGGTTGGTCAACGAGTTCAGATCCTTGTAGCTGATATTTCTGAAATTGAAGGATACGAACATACTAAACCTATGGTTGTAATTAATCCTAAGATTTTATTGACCGATGGTGAATCAGAAATGGAAGAAGGATGTTTATCACTACCGGGTTTGAGGGTTAATGTCAGAAGACCTGAAAAAATTCGCTTGAGATACAATGATCTTGATTTGAAAGAGCATATTGAAGATTTCGAGGGACTTGCTGCTCGTGTTCTTCAACATGAAATTGACCATTTGAATGGTAAATTAATAATAGACTATTTGTCGAAGACCGAAAAAGAAAAAGTTAAACCGTTACTTGATAAAATGATAAAGCGAGAAATTGAGGTTCATTATCCAATTACCGGTTATCAGGTGCTGGAAAAGAGCCGTTAG
- the rnhC gene encoding ribonuclease HIII has protein sequence MPEKNSELIASQIAQKLNEQFKAENYFVTGISKGNYNFNFQIKKPKSNVNVVVYYGKKGYKIVVQGNPNSQLYSEIHNKIFSPIIENQPDNSKNDKPDEPDYYIGVDESGKGDFFGPLIIAGFYTTPEIKKDLIQLNVQDSKELSDQKVIEIASVLKEKFADYFTIVQIYPKKYNELYSKIKNLNTLLAWGHSRCIENILSKHKVPVAICDQFGNESYIKNALMKEGKQIELIQTTKAERFIGVAAASILARNAFLEWIKKAEERIGMQIPKGANEMVKETARKIIEQFGRETLYEYVKAHFKTMNEL, from the coding sequence ATGCCAGAAAAAAATTCAGAATTAATTGCAAGTCAAATTGCTCAAAAATTAAATGAGCAGTTCAAAGCAGAAAATTACTTTGTGACAGGAATCTCAAAAGGTAATTACAACTTTAATTTTCAAATTAAGAAGCCAAAGAGCAATGTAAATGTGGTTGTTTATTACGGCAAAAAGGGATATAAAATTGTTGTTCAGGGAAATCCCAATTCTCAACTTTACAGCGAAATTCACAACAAAATTTTTTCACCAATTATTGAAAATCAACCAGATAATTCAAAAAATGACAAACCAGACGAACCTGATTATTACATCGGTGTAGATGAATCTGGAAAAGGAGATTTCTTCGGTCCATTAATAATCGCAGGATTTTATACAACTCCAGAAATAAAGAAAGACTTGATTCAATTGAATGTTCAAGACAGTAAAGAACTTTCAGATCAAAAAGTAATTGAGATTGCATCCGTACTAAAAGAAAAGTTTGCTGATTATTTCACAATCGTTCAAATCTATCCAAAGAAATACAACGAACTTTATTCAAAAATTAAAAACTTAAATACACTATTAGCCTGGGGACATTCAAGATGCATTGAAAATATTCTTTCAAAACATAAAGTCCCCGTTGCTATCTGCGATCAATTTGGGAATGAGAGTTATATAAAAAATGCATTGATGAAAGAAGGAAAGCAGATTGAACTTATTCAAACAACAAAAGCCGAGCGATTCATCGGTGTTGCAGCCGCATCAATTCTTGCACGAAATGCTTTTCTTGAATGGATTAAAAAAGCCGAAGAAAGAATTGGAATGCAAATTCCGAAAGGTGCAAATGAAATGGTTAAAGAGACAGCAAGGAAAATAATTGAACAATTTGGGAGAGAAACACTTTATGAATATGTAAAAGCTCACTTCAAAACGATGAATGAACTTTAA
- a CDS encoding phosphoribosylaminoimidazolesuccinocarboxamide synthase, with amino-acid sequence MKQEIILETNFENLKLLKRGKVRDIYDLGENLLIVSTDRISAFDVIMNDGIPYKGIVLTKLSEFWFRFTNEIIDNHLITTDVNKFPEVCKPYLEQLANRSMLVKKTEVIPIECVVRGYLSGSGWEEYKKSQSVCGVKLPSGLKESDRLPYPIFTPATKEEFGKHDINITEEEAKKIAGEKEIEFIKHKAIEIYKSCFDYAFTKGIIIADTKMEFGWFNDKIILIDELLTPDSSRFWQIEKYQLGKSQESLDKQFLRDYLISINFNRQPPPPKLPREIIEKTSQKYLEIFEIITGEKLRI; translated from the coding sequence ATGAAACAGGAAATAATTCTCGAAACTAATTTTGAAAATCTTAAACTACTTAAAAGAGGTAAGGTTAGAGATATTTATGATCTTGGTGAAAATTTATTAATTGTTTCGACTGACAGAATTTCTGCTTTTGATGTAATAATGAATGATGGAATTCCATATAAAGGAATTGTTTTAACAAAACTTTCAGAATTCTGGTTTAGATTTACAAACGAGATAATTGATAATCATCTTATCACAACAGATGTGAATAAATTTCCTGAAGTGTGTAAGCCGTACCTTGAACAGCTTGCAAATCGTTCGATGCTTGTCAAAAAAACAGAAGTTATTCCAATTGAATGTGTAGTGCGCGGTTATCTTTCCGGTTCAGGATGGGAAGAATACAAAAAGTCACAATCTGTTTGTGGTGTAAAATTACCTTCGGGATTAAAAGAATCGGACAGATTGCCTTATCCAATTTTTACTCCAGCAACTAAGGAAGAATTTGGTAAGCATGATATTAACATTACTGAAGAAGAAGCAAAAAAAATTGCTGGAGAAAAAGAAATCGAATTTATCAAACACAAAGCAATTGAAATTTACAAATCATGTTTTGATTATGCATTCACAAAAGGCATTATTATCGCTGATACAAAAATGGAATTCGGGTGGTTTAATGATAAAATAATTTTAATTGATGAACTACTCACACCTGATTCGAGTCGTTTCTGGCAAATTGAAAAATATCAGCTAGGAAAATCGCAAGAAAGTCTTGATAAACAATTTTTAAGAGATTATTTGATAAGCATAAACTTTAATCGTCAGCCACCTCCTCCAAAATTGCCCAGAGAAATAATTGAGAAAACAAGTCAGAAGTATTTAGAAATTTTTGAAATTATAACAGGTGAAAAATTAAGAATTTGA
- the folE gene encoding GTP cyclohydrolase I FolE: protein MNIEKTKNLIRELLIEIGEDPDREGLIKTPERVAKAYEFLTKGYQQDVDEILNKAIFTEKYDEMVIVKDIDFYSMCEHHMLPFFGKAHVAYIPNGKIIGLSKIPRLVDIFARRLQVQERLTQQIADTLNEYLKPDGVGVVIEAMHMCMMMRGVEKQNSIATTSAMHGSFKEDERTRNEFLRLINSSIR from the coding sequence ATGAATATAGAAAAAACAAAAAACTTAATTCGAGAACTTTTAATTGAAATCGGAGAAGATCCTGATAGAGAGGGTCTAATAAAAACTCCAGAAAGAGTTGCAAAAGCATATGAATTTTTAACGAAAGGTTATCAACAGGATGTTGATGAAATATTGAACAAAGCTATTTTTACAGAAAAATATGATGAAATGGTGATTGTAAAAGATATCGATTTTTATTCGATGTGTGAACATCATATGCTTCCTTTTTTTGGAAAAGCTCATGTTGCTTACATACCAAACGGAAAAATCATAGGGCTGAGTAAAATTCCAAGGCTTGTGGATATTTTTGCAAGACGTTTACAGGTTCAGGAGAGACTGACCCAGCAAATCGCAGATACTTTGAATGAGTATCTTAAACCTGATGGAGTTGGTGTGGTTATTGAAGCAATGCATATGTGTATGATGATGCGAGGAGTTGAAAAACAAAACAGCATCGCGACAACAAGTGCAATGCACGGTTCATTCAAAGAAGATGAACGAACAAGAAATGAGTTTTTACGATTAATTAATTCGAGTATCAGATAA
- a CDS encoding 6-carboxytetrahydropterin synthase, with protein MKVYITRKAHFSAAHRLFNPQFTDEENVRLYGLCNNPLYHGHNYVLEVTVCGEVDPETGYLIDLKKLKEIINEKIIKYVDHKNLNLEVEFLKGIIPTSENLAMAFWKQLENEIPNGKLYSIKLYESERNIVEFRGEE; from the coding sequence ATGAAAGTTTATATTACTAGAAAAGCTCATTTTTCAGCAGCCCATCGTTTATTCAATCCGCAGTTTACTGATGAAGAAAATGTTCGTTTGTATGGGCTATGTAATAATCCGCTTTATCATGGTCACAATTATGTGTTAGAAGTGACTGTCTGTGGTGAAGTTGATCCTGAAACTGGATATTTGATTGATCTCAAGAAATTAAAGGAAATCATTAATGAAAAAATTATCAAATATGTTGACCATAAAAATCTGAATTTAGAAGTTGAATTTTTGAAAGGAATAATTCCTACATCAGAAAATCTCGCAATGGCTTTTTGGAAACAACTTGAAAATGAAATCCCTAATGGGAAATTATATTCAATAAAACTTTATGAAAGTGAAAGAAATATTGTTGAATTTAGAGGTGAAGAATGA
- a CDS encoding Spy/CpxP family protein refolding chaperone — protein sequence MKAKFNLALIGLLIAVFAGSMFAQPRRPYFYDKLNLSDQQITQIEKLRDQHLKKMSDYRNELSKLAIDLRSEWRSSNPDKKKIESLQNKMNEIRTKMSQDRLNHWFDIYNLLDEKQKEKFREFRSEFFKDGKFWGPKIKKEFLPRRPGFGRGLGPCGMGYGPWWDDK from the coding sequence ATGAAAGCAAAATTTAATTTAGCATTGATCGGGCTTTTGATTGCTGTTTTCGCTGGAAGCATGTTTGCACAGCCACGAAGACCTTACTTTTACGATAAATTAAATCTAAGCGATCAACAAATTACTCAAATCGAAAAACTCAGAGATCAGCATTTGAAAAAAATGTCTGATTACAGAAATGAGTTAAGCAAATTAGCTATTGACTTAAGGTCTGAGTGGAGAAGTTCAAATCCCGACAAGAAAAAAATCGAATCTCTTCAAAACAAAATGAATGAAATTCGAACGAAAATGAGTCAGGATAGATTAAATCACTGGTTTGATATTTATAATCTGCTTGACGAAAAACAAAAAGAAAAATTCCGCGAATTCCGAAGTGAGTTTTTCAAAGATGGAAAATTCTGGGGACCAAAGATTAAAAAGGAATTCTTACCAAGACGTCCAGGTTTTGGTCGTGGTTTAGGTCCCTGTGGAATGGGTTACGGTCCCTGGTGGGATGATAAGTAA
- a CDS encoding SDR family oxidoreductase, protein MNKIALITGATSGIGNATLRKFIAEGFFVVGVGRNQNKLDELKNEFGDSIDVYRADVSKKEDRINLVEYLKSKKYELDVLVNSAGILRNGTIENTSLEAWNEMIETNLTSTFHLMNLCIPLLEKKKGSIVNVSSVTGLRSFPNILAYCVSKAGVDHLTRCAALELAPKGIRVNAVNPGVVVTNCHLNSGMDQETYNRFLEHSKTTHPIGRVGKAEEIADLIFFLASEKAGWITGETIAIDGGRHLTCAR, encoded by the coding sequence ATGAACAAAATTGCTCTTATTACTGGTGCAACAAGCGGAATTGGAAATGCGACTTTGAGAAAATTTATTGCAGAGGGTTTTTTTGTTGTGGGAGTTGGAAGAAATCAAAATAAATTAGATGAACTAAAAAATGAATTTGGAGATTCAATTGATGTTTATCGTGCTGATGTTTCTAAAAAAGAAGATAGAATAAATTTGGTCGAATATCTGAAATCAAAGAAATACGAACTTGATGTTCTGGTTAATTCAGCTGGTATTTTAAGAAATGGAACAATTGAAAACACATCCCTCGAAGCCTGGAATGAAATGATTGAAACAAATCTGACATCAACTTTTCATTTAATGAATCTTTGCATTCCGCTTCTTGAAAAGAAAAAAGGTTCAATTGTAAATGTGTCGAGCGTTACGGGACTTCGAAGTTTTCCTAATATTCTGGCTTATTGTGTAAGTAAAGCCGGTGTTGATCATTTAACCCGCTGCGCTGCTCTTGAACTTGCACCTAAAGGTATTCGAGTAAATGCAGTTAATCCTGGTGTTGTTGTAACAAATTGTCATCTAAATTCTGGAATGGATCAAGAAACTTACAATCGTTTTCTTGAGCACAGCAAAACAACTCATCCAATCGGTCGAGTCGGAAAAGCGGAGGAAATTGCAGATTTGATTTTCTTCCTTGCTTCTGAAAAAGCTGGATGGATAACAGGCGAGACAATTGCAATTGACGGTGGAAGACATTTAACCTGCGCCAGATGA
- a CDS encoding SDR family NAD(P)-dependent oxidoreductase has translation MIINISSFAARKIYPKSAVYSASKAGLVAFADCLREEIREFGIKVVNILPGPTETPMWDKEIRKAASDKMMKPDDIAHIVVSAFLQPDSIVSEEIVIRPITGDLNV, from the coding sequence ATGATAATTAATATAAGTTCTTTTGCTGCAAGAAAGATTTATCCCAAAAGTGCTGTTTACTCGGCATCGAAAGCGGGGCTTGTAGCTTTTGCAGACTGTTTGAGAGAAGAAATTAGAGAATTTGGAATAAAAGTCGTAAATATTCTTCCTGGTCCAACCGAAACTCCAATGTGGGATAAAGAAATTAGAAAAGCTGCTTCAGATAAAATGATGAAACCTGATGATATTGCACATATTGTAGTTTCAGCTTTTCTTCAACCCGATTCAATTGTCAGTGAGGAAATTGTAATCAGACCAATTACGGGAGATTTAAATGTCTGA